From the Lacipirellulaceae bacterium genome, the window TGGAAACGCACGGCACCGCTGCCCAACATGTTGGCCTTCGATTCCACCACGCGTGAAGTTTGCACCGTGAAGCGTTCTCGCACGAACACGCCGCTGCAAGCTTTGGTCTTGCTCAACGACGTGCAGTTCATCGAAGCCGCCCGCGTGATGGCCGAAGAACTCATCGCTAGTGAGACCAACCAACCATTGGAAGTTGCTTTCACGAAGTTCTCCGGTCGTAAGCCGGACGAGACGGAACTGACCGCTCTCCGCGAACTGTTGCAGGGCGAGCGAGACTTCTATCAGGAAAATCCCGAGTTGGCGGGTAAGCTGCTCTCGCTTGGCGAGATGAAGCCGCGGACGGAACTTGAGAGTGTCGAACTGGCCGCCTTGACGAATGTTTGCCAAGCCATCTTGAACCTCGATGTCACGATTTGGAGGCGTTAGAACCATGAACCAAAATCTGCTATCAATGAATCGTCGCCTCTTCATCAAAAAGGGTTGCGCTGGCGTCGGCGTCGCCGCGCTGGCAAGTTTGCTGCAAGACGAAGCGCCTGCCGCAGCAAGTAGCGCGGGAAGTCACCTCGGCTTGCGAAATGTCCCTCACTTCGCCCCCAAGGCGAAGCGGGTGATCTATCTGTTCCAATCGGGCGGGCCGGCTCAGCAGGACTTATTCGATTACAAGCCGCTGCTCAACAAAATGAATGGCGAGGAGCTGCCGCCTGAGGTTCGCAGCGGGCAACGCCTCACGGGGATGTCGGCTCATCAGTCGTCGCTTCCGATTGCCGGTTCGCATTTCAAATTCTCTCAGCACGGGGAGTCGGGCGCCTGGCTGAGCGAGCTGCTCCCCTACCACCGCGACATTGTTGATGATGTTTGCTTCATCAAGTCGATGCACACCGAGGCGATCAATCACGACCCGGCGATCACCATGTTCCAAACCGGCTCGCAGATTGCCGGCCGGCCTTCGTTGGGGGCTTGGCTTTCTTATGGCCTGGGCAGCGAAAACCAAGACCTGCCGTCGTTCATCGTTCTGGTTTCCGCCGGTCAGGGCGGGCAACCGTTGTATGCCCGTCTGTGGGGCAATGGTTTTCTCGATTCCAAGTATCAAGGCGTGCAGTTCCGCGGCGGTGCGGAGCCGGTGCTCTACCTGTCGAACCCCGAAGGCATCCCCGCCGCGCGTCGCCGGGCACAGCTCGACGCGATCAACGCGTTGAACCAGCATCAATTCGATAAGGAACTCGACCCGGAAATCGAATCGCGCATCTCGCAGTACGAAATGGCGTTCCGCATGCAGACCAGCGTTCCCGATGTCGCGGACTTCTCCGATGAACCCGCTTCGACCTTTGAACTTTACGGCGAGGACGCCAAAAAGCCTGGCACGTTTGCGGCAAATTGTTTGCTCGCGCGACGGTTGGCGGAGCGGGACGTTCGTTTCATTCAGTTGTATCACCAAGGCTGGGATCACCACGGCAACTTGCCCAACTCGATTCGCGGGCAAGCGAAGGAAACCGATCAGGCCTCGGCAGCGCTCGTGAAAGACTTGAAACGACTCGGCCTGCTTGAAGACACGCTCGTGATTTGGGGCGGCGAGTTTGGGCGGACCTCCTACACGCAAGGGATTTTGACAAACACAAACTACGGCCGCGACCACCATCCCCGTTGCTTCACTACGTGGATGGCCGGCGGCGGCGTGAAGCCGGGCATCTCCTACGGCACGACCGACGAGTTCAGCTACAACATCGCCGAGGATGGCGTGCACGTCCACGATTTCAACGCGACCCTCCTGCACCTGATGGGCATCGACCACGAACGCCTCACCTACCGCTACCAAGGCCGCCGCTTCCGGCTGACTGATGTGCACGGTCACGTGCTAGATAAAATCATCGCTTAAGCACGTGTCCCCTCTCCCGCCCGCGGTAGCGCGCCCATACAAGTCCCCTCTCCCGCTTGCGGGAGAGGGCTAGGTCTCCTCCGGCGACTCGCCGTGGCGAGGTGAGGGCTTCTAAACAAAATCCAGTGGACAAAATAGGCTAGTCGGTCAGTTCTACTCGCGCCCCTAAGCCCCACACCGGCAGCGACTTAGGCTTCGCCACGCCCTCTACTGGGGTTCCATTCTATCGGCAGAATTGCGAGCACGCCGGACAGAATTGAGTCGCTTGGGAGGGGTTCGGCGAGGAGGTAGAACTCTGGCGAGAGCCTATTTTAGCGGATTGCGGGTGCGGGTTCAGTAGGGCGTATTAGGCCAAGTTGTTTAGCTGGATTGAGATACAACCAACAGTCATATTCTCTTACGTACTAGACTCCAAAAAGCTAGTAAAACTTCAATAGAGAATGATAGATGCGAATTCGACCTTGTCTAGAATCTCTAGAATGACAGGTCACGTATGTATCCTGAAGTTCAGGGCATTGCTGGCTACTAGTCCAACTGCCATCGCTGGTCAGCCTGAAACGCCCCTCATCTTCTGATAGCTTGCTCTCGATACGTTCCGCCCAGACGCTTTCGTCGTCTTTTTGAACATAACCGAGCATTCCGGCGCGGTACTCCTCCGCGGCATAGTCCCCGGTAAGAAAGAGACTGAGACCGTCCTTTCCCACATAGCCTCCGACAGGGTGACGTTTTCCAAGTCGCTTGGCCTCGAAATAGAATCGTGAGTACGGCGAGAACTCTGAGGAGTCAATCTTGATATCGATTCTACGTCTGCTTCGCCCCTTGCGTATGCCTTCTGGGTTCTCTCGACTTCTTGAGTCATTGATAGGTGGGTCATCGTACACCCGAAAGAAACGCATCCAGCTCTCCGAGCTCTCTTCGAGTACCGTTTCGATTGAACCGACCAAGTCGCCGGTGATTGCGGTTTCCTGCTCTTCTTTATATTTCGCAGGTTCGAGACTTTGATACCCACGCATTACGATTGTGTGAGTACGTTGGATAAATAGTCTGTCAAACTCCCCATGATTTGAAGAGCCAGTGGGAGGCTGAAAGCTACGAGGTCCGATCACTCTGACAACTCCGGTGGGGTCAAAGTTTCTGTCAGGATCTCACGAGCATCAAGCATCGCTTGAGTCACTGTCCAATGAAATCTCTGCATCGGCTTCAATAAATAGGTCTTTGCTCCCTCATAGATGCGGAGGTTCCGGTCGAAGTAAACCCATTGAGTACGTTCTTGCCGCAGTCGTTCTCTGGTACGCGAGAGTTGCTTCGCTTCTGCGGAACTAGCTGATGCGATGACAAGCTTTTTTGATTGTGCAATGTCTTTCGTAAGATCAACTCTGACCATACCGGATAGCTCATCGTATACCACTCCAATCGCATGTCGCTTTGGAAGATCACCCCCTACAAAGTCATCGAGTTCTCTCTTGAGACGGGATGCGTACTTGCGAATTTCTTTGGTGGTTGGAGTCCGAGTTGCATCATCTCCAACTTTCCCGTCGTTGAGTTTTAAGCGCACATGAACGAAGTCTTCGACCAAAGCGCGCTCGCCGTTGGTCAATCCTAATGCGTCGCTCACAAGATCATTCAGTTCGTCAACTAGCGGTGTGAGTGGTTCCGGGGTTTTCCCGTCGAGAGACTTCTGTACCACGTGATTCGCTGGTCTCCCTATACGCCGTGGAGAGGTTTTCACGAGTTCTTTGTGCAATCTTAGCCACTCATTCACTTTCACCTTTGAGAGCTCAAGAAGCGGAATCGGAATGCCGCGAAGTGATCTTAAAGTTGCTACATCACGTTTCACGCCAAACTGTGAAGACGAGAAGAACTGATGGTAGAGCATGAAGTCGGAACTTAGGAACAATGATAAACACTTGAGCAGCCGTTCATCGTCCACAGGGCTTACAATCCCGATCTGCCTTGGTGGAACAATTAAGTATTCATCGCTGTAAACAGCAAAAAGCCGTGCCGCGCTTACGATTACGTGAGGGGGGCGAGACACTTCAATGCCACGTCTTCCGCCACGCAGAGTAGTATAGTTCTTCCTATTCTTTGCCAGCGCCGAATCAGGAAAAGCAAAAACATGCCTGAGTTTTTCCAGTGCTTTTACATTTAGTACGTTCTTGCTACGTACCCTTGGCTCTGGGCGTGTTCGCGATGCACCCTCAGCAACTGGAGATTCTACGAGTGGAGAGCCTTCGGCCACAACGAGCGTTGCATTATCTTCCAGGTCGGCTAGGTTTGGGAATCTCCGGGACAAACGACTTAGTAAACGATGATCTAGATTGGATCCCCAGGTTGCGAGCTTCCAAGGCAAACCACTTCCACCTGCGATCTCACTATAAGGAATGTCACGAATCTCGCTGGCATTGATGACGATGCTCCAGGTCTCATTGCGGCGGCCAGGTTTCTCAGGCCGCGTTGCTTCCTGATTCGCGACAAGTGGCGAGTAAGTTCGAACGTACTCGTTTGCAGGTGTAGATTGTTCATCGCTAGACCGATGACGATAGAAAAAACAAGCAGCGGGAACCCGAAATCGTCCTCCAGCGAGTACTTCCGCAAGATTGGATAAGTTTGCTACCGTATATACATGAAAGGTTTGGAAAAATGTACGGCGAAACTCTTCCGCTGCATTCTCAAAGAGTGTCATTGCTGGCATGAACAGAGCGATCTCGCCATCTTCTGAAAGATAGTCAGTCGCTTTCCAAGCAAATGCCCGAGCAGCCTGATTGCCTCCAACCGGATGAGTCTTTTTATGTTCTTCAATCCAGTTCCAAACAGGTTGTTCATCCTCTCTTAGCTGAGAGGGTTTAAGCCTTTTCCAAGGAGGATTTCCCACAATCCAGTCAAACTTCCGTTTCGTGAATTCCTCGTCCCACGCCGACTCCTTAGAGAAGAAGTTTGAACAGTAGATGTTCTTGTCGCGGAGCGCGGGCAACTTAAAACGATGCCGCTGGTCTTCCAGGTCTGGTGGATCAATGTAGTCAAGCAGTGTTAAGGCGAGGCTGAGCTCGGTAACATTGCACGCATCTTCCTCAACATCGACACCAAAGATGTGGTTTTCGAGCAGAGACCTCAATTCTGTTGGGCTTGGTTTTGTGCCTGGAGGAAACTCCCTTTCTATCAGCCTTCGGAAGCACTGCACTAGAAATGCCCCAGACCCGCAAGATGGGTCAAGAACACGCATTCCCTTCGTGAGAGGATGATGCTCTTCGAGTTCTGAGAGCATCATGTTGACGATCGGAATCGGCGTGTAGTAGGCGCCCATTTCTCTGCCATGAGCAACAGGCCTGCCATCTGATTGATCGTGCAAGAATTGTTCGTAGACTATCGAAAGGGTTTCGATCGGTATGAATGAAAAATCATATGCCTTGAAGTCAAGGCTTAGCTGCAATTCTCCCGCTCCTGAAACCTCGTCACCCTCAAACACCCCAGCTACGTAACGTAGGTGTTCTTGTGTCGGCGCCTCTGTGCCCTTGAATGAAAGTGGAAATACACTTCCATTCAGCCAATCGTTCAACTGACTAACTACCTCGGAGACCCCTTTGAGCGTGGCACTTCTACCAAATACTTCACTTGATTGGATTCCCCATTTGCCAAGTTTTTTTGGTGAAAGAATTTCACGATCACGAAGATAGTGAAGATAGACGTATTTCCCGATTAGAGCGTGGGAAGTTTTACGAGGCAGTCCATTGTCCTGAAGCGTTTTATCTAGTGTGCGGAGGTTCTTGAGTAATTTCCAATCAACACGATATTCAGGTGTCACTTGTGAGCCACGGGATCGCCAGAGATTTCCAGAATCTATAGATCCTGCCGAGAAGTGCTCAGTTATCGCAGAGATACGATTGAAAGCGGTCAACGGCTCAAGAACGCCATATAAGTCTCCCGACTTCGTTCGTTCGTGTCTATAACCTGAATAAAGCTTTACTCCTTTAGGTGTATGTACAAGTAAGAAAGGGGCTACATCCTGATTCCACACGTAGCGGTGAAGTTCATCCGCCTCCTGCTCCGAAGACGCCTTACAAACATAGACGACCGGCGTGGCTGGAGCATCG encodes:
- a CDS encoding DUF1501 domain-containing protein — its product is MNQNLLSMNRRLFIKKGCAGVGVAALASLLQDEAPAAASSAGSHLGLRNVPHFAPKAKRVIYLFQSGGPAQQDLFDYKPLLNKMNGEELPPEVRSGQRLTGMSAHQSSLPIAGSHFKFSQHGESGAWLSELLPYHRDIVDDVCFIKSMHTEAINHDPAITMFQTGSQIAGRPSLGAWLSYGLGSENQDLPSFIVLVSAGQGGQPLYARLWGNGFLDSKYQGVQFRGGAEPVLYLSNPEGIPAARRRAQLDAINALNQHQFDKELDPEIESRISQYEMAFRMQTSVPDVADFSDEPASTFELYGEDAKKPGTFAANCLLARRLAERDVRFIQLYHQGWDHHGNLPNSIRGQAKETDQASAALVKDLKRLGLLEDTLVIWGGEFGRTSYTQGILTNTNYGRDHHPRCFTTWMAGGGVKPGISYGTTDEFSYNIAEDGVHVHDFNATLLHLMGIDHERLTYRYQGRRFRLTDVHGHVLDKIIA
- a CDS encoding N-6 DNA methylase: MQVADLLDELGYADSPRFLSSRQRKLGTVPDYGHIFRLAKQKLSLRGVYTLQSHRDAPATPVVYVCKASSEQEADELHRYVWNQDVAPFLLVHTPKGVKLYSGYRHERTKSGDLYGVLEPLTAFNRISAITEHFSAGSIDSGNLWRSRGSQVTPEYRVDWKLLKNLRTLDKTLQDNGLPRKTSHALIGKYVYLHYLRDREILSPKKLGKWGIQSSEVFGRSATLKGVSEVVSQLNDWLNGSVFPLSFKGTEAPTQEHLRYVAGVFEGDEVSGAGELQLSLDFKAYDFSFIPIETLSIVYEQFLHDQSDGRPVAHGREMGAYYTPIPIVNMMLSELEEHHPLTKGMRVLDPSCGSGAFLVQCFRRLIEREFPPGTKPSPTELRSLLENHIFGVDVEEDACNVTELSLALTLLDYIDPPDLEDQRHRFKLPALRDKNIYCSNFFSKESAWDEEFTKRKFDWIVGNPPWKRLKPSQLREDEQPVWNWIEEHKKTHPVGGNQAARAFAWKATDYLSEDGEIALFMPAMTLFENAAEEFRRTFFQTFHVYTVANLSNLAEVLAGGRFRVPAACFFYRHRSSDEQSTPANEYVRTYSPLVANQEATRPEKPGRRNETWSIVINASEIRDIPYSEIAGGSGLPWKLATWGSNLDHRLLSRLSRRFPNLADLEDNATLVVAEGSPLVESPVAEGASRTRPEPRVRSKNVLNVKALEKLRHVFAFPDSALAKNRKNYTTLRGGRRGIEVSRPPHVIVSAARLFAVYSDEYLIVPPRQIGIVSPVDDERLLKCLSLFLSSDFMLYHQFFSSSQFGVKRDVATLRSLRGIPIPLLELSKVKVNEWLRLHKELVKTSPRRIGRPANHVVQKSLDGKTPEPLTPLVDELNDLVSDALGLTNGERALVEDFVHVRLKLNDGKVGDDATRTPTTKEIRKYASRLKRELDDFVGGDLPKRHAIGVVYDELSGMVRVDLTKDIAQSKKLVIASASSAEAKQLSRTRERLRQERTQWVYFDRNLRIYEGAKTYLLKPMQRFHWTVTQAMLDAREILTETLTPPELSE